The following are encoded in a window of Deinococcus misasensis DSM 22328 genomic DNA:
- a CDS encoding sugar kinase, whose protein sequence is MKILGIGEAMLELSSAQSLSLTPTFQRSYGGDVLNTLLTLQRLGHTTCFFTRHARDPFGEGLLDLLAREGMHTVPISSDRPTGVYFIRVDENGEREFLYHRQGSAASTLSPEDFSEKTLEGFDVLFISGITQAISRSARATTFKAARLAQQMGLKVVFDPNFRPGLWSSQGGGAEASKAYREVLPFVDVLLPSFPADLTPTGQSAASPLEALEGFQAPLVALKCSGQGVWIKAEAGIWHVPTVPVKPVDTTGAGDVWNAAFLHHLWQDGAVSAARFAHRLAGQAVLHRGALPPRKMFQEDTPC, encoded by the coding sequence ATGAAAATCCTCGGCATCGGTGAAGCCATGCTGGAACTCAGCAGCGCACAATCCCTCTCTTTGACCCCCACTTTTCAGCGCAGTTACGGCGGAGATGTGCTCAACACCCTGCTGACCCTGCAACGCCTCGGGCACACCACCTGCTTTTTCACCCGGCACGCCCGGGACCCTTTCGGAGAAGGCCTGCTGGACCTGCTTGCCCGAGAGGGCATGCACACCGTTCCGATCAGCAGTGACAGACCCACCGGGGTGTACTTCATCCGGGTGGATGAAAACGGCGAACGGGAATTCCTGTACCACCGGCAGGGCTCCGCAGCCAGCACCCTCAGCCCCGAGGATTTCTCTGAGAAAACCCTTGAAGGTTTTGACGTGCTGTTCATCAGCGGCATCACCCAGGCGATTTCCAGAAGTGCCAGAGCCACCACCTTCAAAGCCGCCCGACTTGCCCAGCAGATGGGCCTGAAAGTGGTGTTTGACCCCAACTTTCGCCCAGGGCTCTGGTCTTCACAGGGGGGAGGGGCGGAAGCCAGCAAAGCCTACAGGGAAGTGCTGCCTTTCGTGGATGTCCTGCTGCCCAGTTTCCCAGCGGACCTCACCCCCACAGGGCAAAGTGCAGCCTCCCCTCTGGAGGCCCTTGAGGGCTTTCAGGCGCCTCTGGTGGCCCTCAAATGTTCCGGGCAAGGCGTGTGGATCAAAGCAGAAGCTGGCATCTGGCATGTGCCCACCGTGCCCGTGAAACCGGTGGACACCACCGGAGCAGGGGACGTGTGGAACGCTGCTTTCCTGCACCACCTGTGGCAAGATGGAGCCGTCTCTGCTGCTCGGTTTGCACACCGACTGGCCGGACAGGCCGTGCTTCACCGGGGGGCACTCCCTCCCCGGAAGATGTTTCAGGAGGACACCCCATGCTGA
- a CDS encoding glycoside hydrolase family 88 protein: MLNETRAVLEQALQVALHKIRLNLPHFQEVFPNDHTTGDRYLPRIAEPEHNWATGQNVGWTTGFWTGMLWLAHQVTGERPFCTVAQQHTRSFQERLEKGINVDMHDLGFLYVPSCVTDFQVTGTPVAREVALRAADQLLTRLLPEAGILQAWGDKNDPQHAGRMIIDCLLNLPLLHWATLTSGNPQYQQVARSHTEQSARFLVREDHTTYHTYRFDPHTGKPLGGSTHQGAGDQSCWARGQAWGIYGFALAYSHLKEERHLQLALDLLDHFMRNLPEDGIAYWDLCFTTGSLEPRDSSANAVVVCALLELAEQMDDPHLKEQHQGAAIRMLLQLVEHCATRLHEPATGLLKYGVYSKPHGVGVSEANLWGDYYYLEALVRLLHGIRPASSVCLQN; this comes from the coding sequence ATGCTGAACGAAACCCGAGCCGTGCTCGAACAGGCCTTGCAGGTGGCCCTGCACAAAATTCGCCTCAACCTGCCCCACTTTCAGGAGGTGTTCCCCAACGACCACACCACCGGAGACCGTTACCTGCCCCGCATCGCAGAACCCGAGCACAACTGGGCCACCGGGCAAAACGTCGGCTGGACCACCGGATTCTGGACGGGCATGCTGTGGCTTGCCCATCAGGTGACCGGAGAAAGGCCTTTTTGCACGGTGGCCCAGCAGCACACCCGCAGTTTTCAGGAACGTCTGGAAAAAGGCATCAACGTGGACATGCACGACCTCGGGTTTCTCTATGTGCCGTCCTGCGTGACAGATTTTCAGGTGACGGGCACTCCAGTGGCCCGCGAAGTGGCGCTCAGGGCCGCCGATCAACTCCTCACCCGTTTGCTGCCCGAAGCAGGCATTTTGCAAGCATGGGGCGACAAAAATGACCCCCAGCACGCCGGACGCATGATCATCGACTGCCTGCTGAACTTGCCTTTGCTGCACTGGGCCACCCTCACCTCCGGAAACCCCCAATACCAGCAGGTGGCCCGGTCCCACACCGAGCAATCCGCCCGCTTTCTGGTGCGTGAAGACCACACCACCTACCACACCTACCGCTTTGATCCCCACACCGGAAAACCCCTCGGGGGCAGCACCCATCAAGGGGCAGGGGACCAGTCCTGCTGGGCCAGAGGGCAAGCGTGGGGCATTTACGGTTTCGCTCTGGCCTACAGCCACCTCAAAGAAGAACGTCACCTGCAACTGGCCCTGGACCTGCTGGATCACTTCATGCGAAACCTGCCCGAGGACGGCATCGCCTACTGGGATTTGTGTTTCACCACCGGCAGTCTGGAACCGCGTGACAGCAGTGCCAACGCTGTGGTGGTCTGTGCCCTGCTGGAATTGGCCGAACAGATGGACGATCCCCACCTGAAAGAACAGCACCAGGGTGCAGCCATCCGCATGCTGTTGCAACTTGTTGAACACTGCGCCACCCGCCTGCACGAACCTGCCACTGGCCTCCTCAAATACGGGGTGTACAGCAAACCCCACGGTGTGGGGGTCAGTGAAGCCAACCTCTGGGGGGATTATTACTACCTGGAAGCCCTGGTGCGTTTGTTGCACGGCATCCGGCCTGCTTCCTCGGTGTGTTTGCAAAACTGA
- the kduD gene encoding 2-dehydro-3-deoxy-D-gluconate 5-dehydrogenase KduD — protein MKLFSLRGKTALVTGGATGIGQAMALTLAEAGAQVAFTSHTSPPDETLSQLKTFAVPFLHLPCDLQTVPARDLLEQVEHHLGPVDILVNNAGIIRRQEADQYSEEDWNEVVNTNLNTVWKISQAAGRSMLQRGSGKIITVASLLSFQGGIRVPAYTASKHAVMGLTRALANEWASRGVNVNAIAPGYIETHNTQPLRTDPKRKEAILERIPAGRWGTPSDLSGATLFLASAASDYVHGHTLVVDGGWLAR, from the coding sequence GTGAAGTTGTTCAGTCTGCGTGGCAAAACCGCTCTGGTGACCGGAGGGGCCACTGGCATCGGACAGGCCATGGCCCTCACGCTTGCGGAAGCTGGAGCGCAGGTGGCTTTCACCTCACACACCAGCCCCCCCGACGAAACCCTCAGCCAGCTCAAAACGTTTGCTGTGCCCTTTCTGCACCTGCCCTGCGACCTGCAAACCGTGCCAGCCAGAGACCTGCTTGAGCAGGTGGAACACCACCTCGGGCCGGTGGACATTCTGGTGAACAACGCAGGGATCATTCGCCGTCAGGAGGCCGACCAGTACAGTGAAGAAGACTGGAACGAGGTGGTCAACACCAACCTCAACACCGTCTGGAAAATCAGTCAGGCTGCCGGAAGAAGCATGCTGCAAAGGGGATCTGGAAAAATCATCACGGTGGCTTCCCTTCTGTCGTTTCAAGGAGGCATCCGGGTTCCGGCTTACACCGCATCCAAACATGCCGTGATGGGACTCACCCGCGCCCTTGCCAACGAATGGGCAAGCCGGGGGGTCAACGTGAACGCCATTGCTCCGGGATACATTGAAACCCACAACACCCAACCCCTGCGCACCGATCCCAAACGCAAGGAAGCCATTCTGGAACGCATTCCGGCAGGTCGGTGGGGCACCCCGAGCGACCTCTCTGGGGCCACCCTCTTTCTGGCCTCTGCTGCGTCCGATTACGTGCATGGCCACACGCTGGTGGTGGATGGAGGCTGGCTTGCTCGCTGA
- a CDS encoding bifunctional 4-hydroxy-2-oxoglutarate aldolase/2-dehydro-3-deoxy-phosphogluconate aldolase codes for MLAERLKGHPPIVGVLRASSRELAVRAAMAAIQSGLSCIELTFTTPEAHRAVQDLRLICGPEVLIGLGSVTCAEQLHMAQHAEADFLVSPHLDPELLIQAQSLGLEYVPGAFTPSEVVQALKHGAKTIKVFPASRLGPAYFKDLAGPLPGLSLMATGGISADNLQAYLQAGARMVGVGSIFPTAALENRQWDVIQQKTLEVLHTAQVPA; via the coding sequence TTGCTCGCTGAACGCCTGAAAGGACACCCCCCCATCGTGGGGGTTTTGCGGGCCTCCAGCCGGGAACTGGCGGTTCGCGCAGCCATGGCCGCCATCCAGTCGGGGCTGTCCTGCATCGAGCTGACCTTCACCACCCCCGAGGCGCACCGGGCCGTGCAAGACCTGCGATTGATCTGCGGACCTGAAGTGTTGATTGGGCTGGGCAGTGTGACCTGTGCAGAGCAATTGCACATGGCACAGCACGCTGAAGCGGATTTTCTGGTCAGTCCCCACCTCGACCCAGAGCTGCTGATTCAGGCCCAAAGCCTCGGACTGGAATATGTGCCAGGTGCATTCACCCCCAGTGAGGTGGTGCAAGCCCTTAAGCATGGGGCCAAAACCATCAAGGTGTTCCCGGCCAGCAGGCTTGGGCCAGCGTATTTCAAGGACCTCGCAGGCCCTTTGCCGGGACTGTCCCTGATGGCCACCGGAGGGATTTCTGCTGACAATTTGCAGGCGTACCTGCAGGCCGGAGCCCGCATGGTGGGGGTGGGCAGCATCTTCCCAACAGCAGCTCTGGAAAACCGCCAGTGGGACGTGATCCAACAAAAAACGCTAGAGGTCTTGCACACCGCACAGGTGCCCGCATGA
- the iolB gene encoding 5-deoxy-glucuronate isomerase, which yields MHFHALPLHTGLHTLTTPTCDLLQFHFLKLQQGEEHTFSTQSREFLLVMLCGTAQVQVNEHTFKEIGNRPDVFSGLPHSVYLPCQHTVTITAHTDIEVALPSAPSDLDTSPYEIRPEQVRTGTWGRLNFTRHYREILVEPNGMPACKLIAGETVTPSGNWSTFPAHKHEINLGNEVHHEEIYYFRNSSPDGWGVVRHYSPERHHDDLHVVKDHTLLEMPHGYHTYVAAPGSQSYYLWFLAGDGRKQGTTLEPTAEWITRHTGDL from the coding sequence ATGCACTTCCACGCCCTGCCCCTGCACACTGGCCTGCACACCCTCACCACTCCCACCTGCGACCTCTTGCAGTTTCACTTCCTGAAACTCCAGCAAGGTGAGGAGCACACCTTTTCCACCCAGAGCCGGGAATTTCTGCTGGTGATGCTCTGTGGTACCGCCCAAGTTCAGGTGAATGAACACACCTTCAAGGAGATCGGCAACCGCCCGGATGTGTTCTCGGGATTGCCCCACAGCGTGTACCTGCCCTGCCAGCACACCGTGACCATCACTGCCCACACCGACATCGAAGTGGCCCTGCCTTCCGCCCCGAGCGATCTCGACACCTCGCCTTACGAAATCCGTCCCGAGCAAGTTCGCACTGGCACGTGGGGCAGGTTGAATTTCACCCGCCATTACCGCGAAATTCTGGTGGAACCCAACGGCATGCCCGCCTGCAAACTGATTGCCGGAGAAACCGTCACCCCCTCTGGGAATTGGAGCACCTTCCCGGCCCACAAACACGAAATCAACCTTGGAAACGAAGTTCACCACGAAGAAATCTACTACTTCCGCAACAGCTCACCTGACGGCTGGGGGGTGGTCCGCCATTACAGCCCGGAACGTCACCATGACGACCTGCACGTGGTGAAAGACCACACCCTGCTGGAAATGCCACACGGCTACCACACCTACGTGGCGGCCCCCGGAAGCCAGAGTTACTACCTGTGGTTTCTGGCCGGAGATGGACGCAAACAGGGCACCACCCTTGAACCCACCGCCGAATGGATCACCCGGCACACCGGAGACCTGTGA